TGCTTCTGGAAGCGCTCGGCCGTCTCGAGGCGCTGGCGCTTCTGCACTTCCATCAGGACCCGCAGGGTCTCGCGGGCCTGGTGGGGCCGGTACTCGTTGATGAGGTGGTGCACGTGGACGAAGAGCAGCTTGAGGTCCTCCAGCTTCTCCTCCCGCTTGATGCTGCCAGGGCTGCGGATGAGGATGTCCAGGAGGTCCAGGAAGTTGACGAGGATGGACATGTTGAGCTTGCGCAGCTCCTTCTTGTGGTCGAACTGCATGGGGTGCAGCCGCTCGATGCCCTGGCTCTCCAGCGGCCGGATGATGAGGTCGTCGCACTGGAACTGGTTGCCGAACATCATGTAGCTGTCCTTGATGGGCGGCGGGGGCTTGGGCGCCAGGCCCTCCTGGACGTTTTCGTCCGTGTACTCCTTGATGTACTGCATGGGGGGCGCGGGCAGAGCACTCACCTGCTGGGGCTCACCCATCGCGGAAGGCCGAGGACCTACGGGAGCAGACCCCGCGTTAGTGCTGAGCTGCAAGGGTGAGGGAGAGGGATCCTGCCCCAAG
This is a stretch of genomic DNA from Suncus etruscus isolate mSunEtr1 chromosome 5, mSunEtr1.pri.cur, whole genome shotgun sequence. It encodes these proteins:
- the LOC126009579 gene encoding mediator of RNA polymerase II transcription subunit 7-like: MGEPQQVSALPAPPMQYIKEYTDENVQEGLAPKPPPPIKDSYMMFGNQFQCDDLIIRPLESQGIERLHPMQFDHKKELRKLNMSILVNFLDLLDILIRSPGSIKREEKLEDLKLLFVHVHHLINEYRPHQARETLRVLMEVQKRQRLETAERFQKHLERVVEMIQTCLASLPEDLPRPEAGPRVKAEPMDAEDSGTGPGGVSEQQRDSSSHRTDQILEKDAALCVLIDDMNERP